CTTTCTGTCTAGAAGTCCCATGCTAGCTATTAATCCTAAAAGTCCAAAAACGTGATCTCCATGCATATGAGAAATTCCAATTATTTTTAACGAATTTATTCCTAATCTATATTGCATTAGGGTGTACTGTGTTCCCTCTCCACAGTCAAGTAAAACACTTAATCCTTGCTTTCTAATCAAGAATGCTGGCAATCTCCTTTTCTTAGAAGGAGCTCCTCCTCCTGTGCCTAAAAAGAAAACCTCAATCACCTTCTTTGCACCACGTAAATTGCTCTAGTTAGACTTTTGTGAGAATATAGGAAATGTAATCCCCTTAGTATAAAACTGTTTTCCCTAAGCTTATCTATGAAATTAAAATTCGAGTCAGTTGCAAATGCCATATAGCCATTTTTTCTTAAAGAGTCTGCCGATGATGCAAAGAATTTTTCATACAATTCGAATAGATTGCTTCCCCTTTCTTTACTCGACCTACCATATGGTGGGTCAGTTGCTATTGAATCTATATTATGTAGTGGTATATTCGTTGCGGATGCTAGCATTAACTCACAGTCATATCCAAAATGATTAAGGTTTAATCTAGCTTTATCGAGCATTTTCTTATCTATATCTATTCCTATACAATTATAATTTAACCACCTCGCTTCTATTAGTATCGATCCAGTACCAGTAAAAGGATCTAATACGATTCTTTTAGGTCTAGCTAGATTTACCATTAACCTTGAGGTTTCAGCGTTCATAGTACCTGATTGTGAATACGGTTTCTTATTGTGATTTATTACGCTTTTAGAGTCAATTTCGTCTTTAGTTTTTCCAAGTATGATTACTCCATCTGTAAATATTATGTCAATTTTTTCACAACTCTTAGATATCTTAACTCCAGATATTGCTTCATGATATAATGACTTGAATTCGTCTCTTTGGGAACCCATTATAATATCTTCTTTTATCCAGAAACATTTTCCCCTAATTATTTCGTTAATTTCTTTAGGATTATCTGAAATTAATATAAGTTCTCCATTTCTCTTTATTCTGGCAGACCTTCTAGCTAATTTATCTTGAAATGGAGTAAAAATCGCTACTCCAGTAAAATAACTTATTTTTGCCTCATCTGGTAATAATGCCTTTAACTCTGCTAGTGAAAGGAAATAATTATTTCCCTTCAATACTGCGTATCCTTTTTTCATAGATTTAACGCTATTGATTGTGAAACATCTAATACTATTATATCTTTATAATCCACTTTCACGGTGTTAGTACCTATTATTGTTTTCACGCCTGCTTCTTTTAACCTCTCCTTAGCGTTATCTGTTAATACTAAATGAACTGCTGCAGCTATAACGTTTTTAGCTCCTAAGGAATAGGCTAATTTAGATGCTTGTGCTATCGTGCCACCAGTACTTATTATATCATCTACTATTACTACGTCCTTCTCTCTTAAGCTTAAATTAGGGGCTTCTTTAATTCTAACTTCCCCAGTATTTCTATCTCTTTCTTTCTCTATATAAGAATATGGGGCATTTATCTCCTCAGCTATGCTTTTTGCCCTTTCTAAAGCTCCTCTGTCTGGGGCTAGTATAAAGGGGTCATTGGTCATTTCCTTTATTTTTCTGGCTATCTGGGGATAAGGGTGGATTATTTTGACTTCACCATCAAAATATGTTAATTCCTCAGGTTTATGAGGTTCTACTATAACTAATGTATCAACGCCTACTTCACTAAGAATATGTAAGATCGTCTTTACGCTTACGGCTTCGCCATCTTTAAATCTTC
The genomic region above belongs to Saccharolobus caldissimus and contains:
- a CDS encoding TRM11 family SAM-dependent methyltransferase, translated to MKKGYAVLKGNNYFLSLAELKALLPDEAKISYFTGVAIFTPFQDKLARRSARIKRNGELILISDNPKEINEIIRGKCFWIKEDIIMGSQRDEFKSLYHEAISGVKISKSCEKIDIIFTDGVIILGKTKDEIDSKSVINHNKKPYSQSGTMNAETSRLMVNLARPKRIVLDPFTGTGSILIEARWLNYNCIGIDIDKKMLDKARLNLNHFGYDCELMLASATNIPLHNIDSIATDPPYGRSSKERGSNLFELYEKFFASSADSLRKNGYMAFATDSNFNFIDKLRENSFILRGLHFLYSHKSLTRAIYVVQRR
- a CDS encoding ribose-phosphate diphosphokinase, which produces MIIIGGTATNGIDESLSKILSIPLIKVENKIFPDGESYIRIPVSVKNEEVLLVQTTDYPQDKHLIELFLMAEAIKDLGAKKLTVIIPYLAYSRQDRRFKDGEAVSVKTILHILSEVGVDTLVIVEPHKPEELTYFDGEVKIIHPYPQIARKIKEMTNDPFILAPDRGALERAKSIAEEINAPYSYIEKERDRNTGEVRIKEAPNLSLREKDVVIVDDIISTGGTIAQASKLAYSLGAKNVIAAAVHLVLTDNAKERLKEAGVKTIIGTNTVKVDYKDIIVLDVSQSIALNL